The sequence below is a genomic window from Flagellimonas marinaquae.
ATGAGACAGATATTTTATAGCAATAGACAATTTTTGATGGGCCTGATGTGCAAGGCCTTTTTATGGATGGTACTGTTGGGCACCTTTGGTTGTTCGGATTTTGTGGAGGTGGACCCTCCCAAGAATACCTTGGTCGCCCAAAGGGTGTTCGATGACCCCTCCACGGTGGAATCGGCCCTGGCCAATCTCTATTTCTCCCTAAGGGAAGATGGGATGGTGTCCGGGAATTCGGGATTTACGACCCTGTTGGGCATCTATGCTGATGAGCTGGATTATTACGCTTTCAACGGTGATTTTGTCCAATTGTACCGTCATACGGTGACGCCACAGAATGCGGTGCTTTTGGGATGGTGGACACAGGGCTATCAGGTCATTTATGCCGCCAATGATATCATTGCGGGATTGGAGGCCTCGGAGGGACTGAGTGCGATGGAAGTGGAACGCTACAAGGGACAGGCGCTGTTTGTCCGGGCCTATGTGCACAGTTTACTGGTGGGTGTTTTTGGGGATGTTCCCTATATCACCACCACGGATTATGTGGTGAACACCAACGCTTCACGTTTGGAGGCAGCGTTGGTGTATGAAGCCATTGTTGCGGATCTGGAGCAAGCGGTCGCTTTGATGGACGGTGGGGATATCCCCGTGGGGGATAGGGTGGTGCCCGATGCCGATGTGGCCCGTGCCCTGTTGGCCCGAATGGCCCTATATACGCAGCAGTGGGATTTGGCCGCTGCCACTGCTGGGGAATTGATCGCTGCCTTTCCCTTGGAACCCGATTTGGATCAAGTGTTTTTGAAGGAATCGGGGGAGACCATATGGCAGTTCAAGCCAGGGGAAGACCTTAGAAATACGCAAGAGGCCAATCAATTGGTGATTCAGTTCATTCCCGGGCAGCGCTTTGCGCTTACGCCCTCCATGTTGGACGCTTTTGAGGTGGGGGATGGCCGTTTGGAGCGTTGGACCGATGAGATATCGGATGCCGATGGTACCCTTACGCTGTCCTATGCCCATAAGTACAAGGCGTTGTTCAATGAAACGGCATCCTTGGAGCATTCCATTGTGTTCCGATTGGCGGAGCAATACCTGATCCGGGCCGAGGCCAGGGCACAGTTGGGCAATCTGGACGGGGCCCGACAGGACCTCAATGCGGTGCGCAATCGTGCCGGTCTGGGGGATCTGAATTTGGTCGGGCAAACGGAACTGCTGGAGGCCATATACCAAGAAAGACGGGTGGAACTCTTTGCGGAGCAGGGGCTTCACTGGATGGACCTGAAACGTACCGGACGTGCTACGGAGGAGATGGCACCCTTAAAGGCCAATTGGGAGGATACCCATATACTGTTGCCCATTCCCGAGAGCGAATTGGAGATCAATCCCAATCTCTTGCCACAAAACCCTGGATATTAATGTTTGACAAAAGAATTCATAGGATGAAAAAGTTGGTTTATACGCTAGTATGGATGATACCCTTATGGGCGGTGCACGGCTACTCGCAAATGGCGAAGGACTTAGATGGTACAGCATCCGATGTAGCAACTCCTTTTCTTACGGCACAAGTAGTGGAGGGCAAATTATGGGTCGATGTTCCCTCGTCCCTTTTGGAAAAACCCCTATTATGGACAAGTAACGGAAATAGTGAATTTTATGACTCCAAGCATGTGCAGTTCCGTAAGGAAGGGGAACGGCTGTATTTGGAGCAACCTCGGGTATGGTCGGAGATGGGAATCTGGTTGCCCATGAATGGGGATATTTCCTTGGAAAGGATCTTTCTTGGGGAATTTCCGATCATGGCATATGATGGGAATGCCTATCGTATCGATATGACGTCAGTGGTATTGGATGAATCGATTCCTTGGCAGCATATGTCCTCCTTGCCCCGGTTGGGCCATCTCTCCGAGGTGGTCGGGGTGAAGCATAAAGAAGGAGAACTGATGGTGCAAACCCGGATAGGGTTGTCCAAGGAGGGTGTCTCGTTTTTGGAACCCGTGTTTTTCAGCTTTCTGGTATTGCCCGAACCCATGGAGCCGAGGCCCTATGACTACCGTATGGCCTATTGGGTCGAGGACCAGGATAGGACCGGAGACCAAACGGAAAATAAGGTTGGTAGCATAGGGCGATGGCGATTGGCCAAAAAGTTTAAGGACCGTGAACGGAGTGTGCCCCAAAAGCCCATTACATTTTTGATATCACCTGATATTCCCGAGAAATGGAGGCCCTATGTCAAGGCCGGTGTTCTAGAATGGCTCCCTGCGTTTGAGGCGGCAGGATTTACAAATGCCATTATCGTAAAGGAGATGGATAGTTTGGATGCGTGGGAAAACCGTAGTTTGGGGAACTCCGTCATCCGATGGGGTAGGAACCAAAACGTCAGGGGCCGAGAAGCGTTAGGTGGAGGAGGGACGGTCACTTTGGTCGTTGACCATCGTTCTGGGGAAATCGTAAAGTCGGATATCCTCTTGGGGACTTCACTGCAGCGGTTACAGGACGAGTATTTTGTGCGCTGTGCTGCGTTGGACCCAAGGGCGCGGACCAATCCTTTTCCCGATGAACTTACAGGGGAGCTGATCCAATTTTTGGTGGCGCATGAGACCGGGCATGCCCTCGGTATCAAGGATAACCACTTTGGGGAGTTCCAATATCCCTTGGAGCGCATGGGCGATGCGCAGTGGCTCAAGGATATGGGACATACGCCCAGTGTGATGTCCTATGCCAGGCACAATAATATGGCACAGCCCAAAGACAGTGTTCCGCCGCACTTGTTGATCCAAAAGGTAGGTCCCACAGACCACTACTATATCCAATGGGCGTATACGGAGTTCCCCTCGGGATGGGGCAAAAAGCAGAAATCGGAGCGATTGGAAGAAATGATCCGATGGCAGGATTCCGTACCGTGGTATAGGTATAACGATAGTAATTATGAGATCATTGGCCCGGGAAACACCAATGAAGTGGTGGAGACCAATGATCCCGTGGGAGGTGCAAAACGCGCCTTGGCCAATTTGGAGCGGGCATTGGCCCTCTTGCCCGATACCAACCAAGGGAGAACGGATATGGCGCGGAGCAAACGCATATATGCCCAGGGGTTGGAACTTTGGTACCATACCATGCGAAATGTGCTTTCCATGGTCGGAGGTTATGAGGTGTTTTACAAATCCATGGATCAAGAGGGAAGCCTGTACACCCCTGTTGATTTTACAAGGCAGCAGGAGGCCATGGACTATTTTATGGGACAGGCCTTTGACCCTCCCCAATGGTTGACCCACCCCGACCTGGGCATGGACATTCGGTATTCGAGCCATCCCGATCTTGTGCTAAACTATCAAAAACTGCTCTTGATGGAACTGATGAGACCACAACGGATGAAACGCTTGGAGCATCTGGAAACCTTAGAGGGCTTTGAAGGGGCATTGGACTGGTATGTCGAGGAGCTGCAGCAGCGGCTTTTTAAGGAATTGTTGGAGAGTACAGGGCAGGTGCCTGCCAGGAAGCAGGCCATTCAAGCGCTGTACTTGGAAAAATGGAACCAAAACTTTCAAAAGGAGCGGTTCCAATTAGGGGTGGATGAGATGGCCTTTGTGCATTCCGATCATTCCTTAGGGGTCGTCATGGAACAACTGCTGGACCTGCAACGCCTGTTGCGGAAATCCTTAAAACGCCATAAGCATTTGGAATCCAAGGGGCATTGGGCATGGTGCTTGGCCAAGTTGGAGGAATTGACCGGTGGTTAATGGATGTAGGAAATCATTTTTATTGAAGCAGAACTTATGGAAAGGACTGCGAAGCTTGAAGTTTCGTTGTGTTTTGAGTTAGTGATAAAGGTGTCCCCTCGGGGACACCTTTAGTTTTGAAAGGTTATCTATTCAAACCTTTCGTACAATGGAATGGTGAGTGCAGGGTCCTTAAAGACCTGCCACTGTCCTTCCATACAGAGCACTTCACCGATTTCAGGGCAATCTGTCTGGATGGCCTGAACCCCCAAGATGGGATGGTTGTAATAGCCCGTTTGGGTGCTATTGCTCTCTTCCGTGGCAAATGCCATGCCGACCGCCATGATGATGGCAAAGGCCGGTAACAACAATTTGAAAAATTTAGCTTTCATAATGTTATGTATTAAAAATGAATGCCTACTCTAAGTGAGGTTTTCGGCTTCCCCTCAGCTGCGCAGTTTTTTTGTTTTGACGGTCATTTAATCTGTCGTCTGGACTGTAGGATGGCCCCAAGGGCCATGAGCATAAAGGCCCCATTGAATACAATGTGTTCGCGCCACCCCAATGTGGAGATGATACCCCCACAGGAACAGGGCGTGGGATGATCGGACGCCAGGACGGCGATGATGTATATCGTGAAGAGGCCAAGTAGGGCGAAGCTGGCATACAGCCCAAGGGTGCGGAACTTGGGGAACAATAGAAGGCCTGTTATGGTGAGTTCCGAAAAGGGAACTCCCCATTGGAGGAGATCGGCATGGGCAGCGAGGTGGGGCATTTGTGCCAACCGCCATTCGAAGGTGTCCAGGTCCAATAGTTTGCTGGTGGCCGTGTATACGAACAACAGGACCAATAGGAAACTGGCCGTGGGGACAAGGGTTCGATATATTTTTTTGGACACCATATCTTTTGATTTGATATGACAAAGTTCGGGAGTCCAATTTATTTGAAACGGAGCATTCCTTGACCCAAAGGGAGTAATTTACGCATTTTGAAGGGGTTACCTCCTTAAATCGGTTGGGGTCTTGCCGTATTTGTCCCGAAAGGCCCTGGAGAAATGGGCGGCACTCTTGAAACCGTTCATATGGGCGATCTCCTTTAGGGAAAGGTTGCTGTGCTGGATCAGGATCTTTGATTTTCTAAGACGTTCTTGGGTCAGGAAACGGAAGATGGTGGTGCCATAGATCTGTTTGAAACCATATTTCAGCTTGTACTCGTTGGTCCCCATCTGGAGGGCGAGGTCCTTGAGCGAGGGAAGATCCTTGTCCAAATTGTTGAGGATCGTGTCATGGACCTCCCGGATCATTTGGATGTCCTCCGGGGACAACGTAACCTTATGCTCCTTGATGCCCTTGGTCACCTTGAGCTTGTTTTTGGGCAGTCCCGTTTCAAAGGGTTCCCCTTTGGAAAAGAAAACGGAGTTCAACACGATTTTCTGTCCGCTGCCATCCAAGGCCTGGTAGACCGATATTTGACAATCCTTGGCCAGGAAAAGACCATCCTTTGTGATGAATTCCATGAAGAGTACCGTTTCCGATCGGTCCCGTTTCAAATGTTTGGTCATCTTTTTTGACCAAGTCCTTTGGGAGTTTTCGGTCATGAGTTCGGTGATATGTTTTCCGATAAGGTCCTTCGGCATACAGGACAACAGGGAGCAGGTTCCGTTGGTGACCAATTCAATTTGACCTTGGGCGTCCAAGATCAGGGACAGTTGGATGATACATTGCGGAGTGTTGTGCGCATTGGCAAAACCTTGGTGGATAAAGGCTGCCGCTATTTCCTCATTGACCATGTTCAGCATGACCACCAAAGAGGCGATATTGTCATTTTTATCGGAAGGCTCAAGGGAATAGAAGAAGTTGCCCTTGGCCATTTCCAAAAGCATCTTTTGGATGCGCTTTATCCTAAAATCATCGTTGTTCGGCATGGTTGTCGGTTTTTAAACAGTGGATCGTTTTGATGGTCTGTGACTTCATTGCTGGCCATGTTTTTTTAAAAAGGCCAAGGCCTCGGATTTTTTGGTAAAGGACCGGGTGGGGATCGTTTGTGCATGGGTGCCCAAGTATATGCTGCTTATCACATCCGTCACAGGGGGATCGATCAAAAAGGCCAAGGCGGTAATCCATTGTGACCCTTCCAAGGCCAAATAGTCCCGTGCCGGTTTATTGACCCTCCGTACCTCACGGATGTCGCAGAGCACGGGCATTTCCCTTCCGTTTTGGAGCATCATCCGATCTCTGACAATCATTTGGGCGGCCCTGAGGTCGATACATAGGTCTTTTTGATAAATGATGTGCATCAACGCTTCGGTCATCAGATAAACAGCGTATTTGTTTTCATGTGATCTTTTCATGTGGCAAAAACTGGTAAAAACCCTGAATTTACAAAAATACTTTTTTCGGTATCGTAACATGGGGAACACTGTGCCAAATTAAAGGTATTTGACTTGACTGAAACGGAATAATACTTGATTGAAACGGAGTAAATGATTTGAGAATACCATTTAATCTGACAATTGCCATTACTTTTTAGGACAATTTAAACCAAACGATATGGCAAAGATCAAACACCACAATTTTTTGAACACCGTGCATGAAGTGTTCACCGATGCAAAACAGGCCGGGGTGCTGCACCTCTATGCCGGGGGAGAATCCTTTTCGGGGCGTACCATCCGGGTGGACGGTAAGGATATGTTCCATTTTGGGACCACTGGTTATTTGGGGCTGGAACAGGATGTCCGATTAAAAGAGGCCGCCAAGGAGGCCATTGATAAATACGGGACCCAGTTTCCACTTTCCAAGTCCTATATCTCCAATCCGCTTTACGAAGCGCTGGAATCATCCATTGGGGAAATGTACGGGCATCCCATTATCATTACCAAGAACAGCACTCTGGGCCATTTGGGCGTCATCCCCAGTGCCGTGGATGATGATGACGTCATCATTTTGGACCATCAGGTGCACTGGAGCGTACAGAACGCCGCCAAGATGCTCAAAACACGGAGTGTGCCGATTGAAATGATACGGCACAACAATTTGGAGATGTTGGAGGACAAGATCAAGAAGTACCGGGATTCCAAGCGGCACATTTGGTATATGGCGGATGGGATCTACTCCATGTACGGGGACTATGCCCCAGTTAAGGAGTTGATGGACCTGTCCGAAAAATATCCCCAATTGCATTTTTATTTTGACGATGTGCATGGGATGAGTTGGGTGGGGCAGAACGGAACGGGCTACGTATTGGACCAATTGGGGGAGTTGCCCGAAAATGTGCTCCTGTTCGGTACGCTGAGCAAGACCTTTGGGGCCAGTGGGGCGGTGTTGGCCTGTTCCAACGCCAAATTATATGACAAAATCAAGACCTTTGGTGGTCCCTTGACCTTTTCGGCACAGTTGGAACCCGCTTCCGTGGCCGCCGCCATCGCTTCCGCCAAGATTCATCTGTCTGAGGAAATCTATGAGCTGCAAGCGGAACTTCGGGAACGGATCGATTATTTCAATGCTTGTTTGGGAGCTACGGAGCTTCCCTTGA
It includes:
- a CDS encoding RagB/SusD family nutrient uptake outer membrane protein, translated to MRQIFYSNRQFLMGLMCKAFLWMVLLGTFGCSDFVEVDPPKNTLVAQRVFDDPSTVESALANLYFSLREDGMVSGNSGFTTLLGIYADELDYYAFNGDFVQLYRHTVTPQNAVLLGWWTQGYQVIYAANDIIAGLEASEGLSAMEVERYKGQALFVRAYVHSLLVGVFGDVPYITTTDYVVNTNASRLEAALVYEAIVADLEQAVALMDGGDIPVGDRVVPDADVARALLARMALYTQQWDLAAATAGELIAAFPLEPDLDQVFLKESGETIWQFKPGEDLRNTQEANQLVIQFIPGQRFALTPSMLDAFEVGDGRLERWTDEISDADGTLTLSYAHKYKALFNETASLEHSIVFRLAEQYLIRAEARAQLGNLDGARQDLNAVRNRAGLGDLNLVGQTELLEAIYQERRVELFAEQGLHWMDLKRTGRATEEMAPLKANWEDTHILLPIPESELEINPNLLPQNPGY
- a CDS encoding AraC family transcriptional regulator; protein product: MPNNDDFRIKRIQKMLLEMAKGNFFYSLEPSDKNDNIASLVVMLNMVNEEIAAAFIHQGFANAHNTPQCIIQLSLILDAQGQIELVTNGTCSLLSCMPKDLIGKHITELMTENSQRTWSKKMTKHLKRDRSETVLFMEFITKDGLFLAKDCQISVYQALDGSGQKIVLNSVFFSKGEPFETGLPKNKLKVTKGIKEHKVTLSPEDIQMIREVHDTILNNLDKDLPSLKDLALQMGTNEYKLKYGFKQIYGTTIFRFLTQERLRKSKILIQHSNLSLKEIAHMNGFKSAAHFSRAFRDKYGKTPTDLRR
- a CDS encoding MauE/DoxX family redox-associated membrane protein is translated as MVSKKIYRTLVPTASFLLVLLFVYTATSKLLDLDTFEWRLAQMPHLAAHADLLQWGVPFSELTITGLLLFPKFRTLGLYASFALLGLFTIYIIAVLASDHPTPCSCGGIISTLGWREHIVFNGAFMLMALGAILQSRRQIK
- a CDS encoding zinc-dependent metalloprotease, with amino-acid sequence MKKLVYTLVWMIPLWAVHGYSQMAKDLDGTASDVATPFLTAQVVEGKLWVDVPSSLLEKPLLWTSNGNSEFYDSKHVQFRKEGERLYLEQPRVWSEMGIWLPMNGDISLERIFLGEFPIMAYDGNAYRIDMTSVVLDESIPWQHMSSLPRLGHLSEVVGVKHKEGELMVQTRIGLSKEGVSFLEPVFFSFLVLPEPMEPRPYDYRMAYWVEDQDRTGDQTENKVGSIGRWRLAKKFKDRERSVPQKPITFLISPDIPEKWRPYVKAGVLEWLPAFEAAGFTNAIIVKEMDSLDAWENRSLGNSVIRWGRNQNVRGREALGGGGTVTLVVDHRSGEIVKSDILLGTSLQRLQDEYFVRCAALDPRARTNPFPDELTGELIQFLVAHETGHALGIKDNHFGEFQYPLERMGDAQWLKDMGHTPSVMSYARHNNMAQPKDSVPPHLLIQKVGPTDHYYIQWAYTEFPSGWGKKQKSERLEEMIRWQDSVPWYRYNDSNYEIIGPGNTNEVVETNDPVGGAKRALANLERALALLPDTNQGRTDMARSKRIYAQGLELWYHTMRNVLSMVGGYEVFYKSMDQEGSLYTPVDFTRQQEAMDYFMGQAFDPPQWLTHPDLGMDIRYSSHPDLVLNYQKLLLMELMRPQRMKRLEHLETLEGFEGALDWYVEELQQRLFKELLESTGQVPARKQAIQALYLEKWNQNFQKERFQLGVDEMAFVHSDHSLGVVMEQLLDLQRLLRKSLKRHKHLESKGHWAWCLAKLEELTGG
- a CDS encoding DUF6520 family protein → MKAKFFKLLLPAFAIIMAVGMAFATEESNSTQTGYYNHPILGVQAIQTDCPEIGEVLCMEGQWQVFKDPALTIPLYERFE